The Enterobacter kobei genome has a segment encoding these proteins:
- a CDS encoding MFS transporter yields the protein MNACVEAREAVAPAKPAWRAVYSLGLGVFGLITAEFLPASLLTPMAASLGVSEGMAGQAVTATALVALVTGLLITPATRKIDRRWVLMFFSVLQIISSLLVAFAPTLHVLLMGRLLLGVAIGGFWAMSTATTMRLVPADKVPKALAVIFSSVSIATVVAAPLGSYLGSLIGWRNVFILCILPSMLALLWQIWVLPSMKPESSGSLGTLFRVLRRPGMIGGMLATILIFSGHFAFFTYLRPFLETVGQANVETISLILLGFGLANFVGTSIAGHLLARNLRLTLALVPFGMGILALMMVAFGHLAMLDGLLVALWGFAFGLVPVGWSTWLATTVPDEAESAGGLLVASIQLAISAGAAGGGVVFDLNGASGVFAGSGFLLVTAMVIVFMGVKVKAA from the coding sequence ATGAATGCATGTGTCGAGGCGAGAGAGGCCGTCGCGCCTGCCAAACCCGCCTGGCGAGCCGTCTATTCACTGGGGCTGGGGGTTTTTGGTTTGATAACGGCGGAGTTCCTGCCCGCCAGTTTGCTGACGCCGATGGCCGCGAGCCTGGGCGTCAGTGAGGGGATGGCCGGGCAGGCCGTGACCGCCACTGCGCTGGTGGCGTTAGTCACCGGACTGCTGATCACCCCGGCGACCCGGAAAATCGATCGTCGCTGGGTATTGATGTTTTTCTCCGTGCTGCAAATTATCTCCAGCCTGCTGGTAGCCTTTGCGCCCACTCTGCACGTTCTGCTGATGGGGCGTCTGCTGTTAGGGGTTGCCATCGGTGGGTTCTGGGCGATGTCGACGGCCACAACAATGCGTCTGGTTCCGGCGGACAAAGTGCCGAAAGCGCTGGCGGTGATCTTCTCCAGCGTGTCGATCGCCACCGTGGTCGCGGCCCCGCTGGGGAGCTATCTGGGAAGCCTGATCGGCTGGCGCAACGTCTTTATTCTCTGCATTCTGCCGAGCATGCTGGCGCTGCTGTGGCAGATCTGGGTGCTGCCGTCCATGAAGCCAGAGAGTAGCGGTAGCCTTGGCACATTGTTCCGCGTGCTGCGCCGTCCTGGCATGATTGGCGGCATGCTGGCGACCATTCTGATCTTTAGCGGCCATTTCGCCTTCTTTACCTACCTGCGCCCGTTCCTTGAAACCGTCGGACAGGCAAATGTTGAAACCATTTCGCTGATCCTGCTGGGCTTCGGGCTTGCCAACTTTGTCGGCACCTCCATTGCCGGGCATCTGCTGGCCCGTAATCTGCGCCTGACGCTGGCCCTCGTGCCATTCGGCATGGGCATACTCGCGCTGATGATGGTGGCGTTTGGTCATCTGGCGATGCTGGACGGATTACTGGTGGCGCTGTGGGGCTTTGCGTTCGGTCTGGTGCCGGTAGGCTGGTCAACCTGGCTTGCCACCACCGTTCCGGATGAAGCCGAAAGTGCCGGAGGGCTGCTGGTGGCGTCCATTCAGCTGGCGATTAGCGCTGGCGCGGCCGGGGGCGGGGTGGTGTTTGACCTCAACGGGGCCAGCGGCGTGTT
- a CDS encoding AraC family transcriptional regulator — MTAQSPDLISELLRGMRLSGVKYRRIEASAPFGVAFHQAPGKAQFHFVSHGNALLRMDSGATFELSSGDALFIPGGNAHALLSDEKATITPVNAFPSEPICSSVCAITCEPCPESENTIIFSGCMDFELGGMQPLIKAMPEVMMVSRLMSTWPEIHPLLAAMERESMTRQVGFAGILARLADVVAALIVRGWVEAGCGKATGWVQVLRDPRLSRAIYAMHQQPGLNWSVADLAKEAGTSRSVFAERFLAATGTTPAKYLSELRMRLAIQYIRHENQPIETVALRLGYGSLAAFSRAFKRIIGHAPGTLREVSQTPEEV, encoded by the coding sequence ATGACCGCACAGTCACCCGATTTGATCAGCGAACTTTTACGCGGCATGCGTCTGTCGGGGGTGAAATACCGCCGGATTGAAGCCAGTGCACCGTTTGGCGTCGCGTTCCATCAGGCACCGGGCAAGGCGCAGTTCCATTTTGTGAGCCACGGCAACGCCCTGCTGCGAATGGACAGCGGTGCAACCTTCGAACTGAGCAGCGGCGATGCGCTGTTTATTCCTGGCGGTAATGCCCATGCCCTGCTCTCTGACGAAAAGGCAACCATCACTCCAGTCAACGCTTTCCCCAGCGAGCCCATCTGTAGCTCGGTCTGTGCCATTACCTGTGAGCCCTGCCCGGAGAGCGAAAACACCATCATCTTTAGCGGGTGTATGGATTTTGAGCTGGGCGGCATGCAGCCGCTGATCAAAGCGATGCCGGAAGTGATGATGGTCAGCCGGTTGATGTCCACCTGGCCGGAAATTCATCCGCTACTGGCCGCGATGGAGCGCGAGTCCATGACGCGTCAGGTCGGGTTTGCCGGGATCCTCGCCCGTCTGGCTGACGTGGTGGCGGCATTGATTGTTCGGGGCTGGGTTGAAGCAGGCTGTGGTAAAGCGACGGGCTGGGTGCAGGTCTTACGCGATCCGCGTCTGAGCCGGGCCATCTACGCCATGCACCAGCAGCCGGGCCTGAACTGGAGCGTGGCGGATCTGGCGAAAGAAGCGGGCACCTCCCGCTCCGTGTTCGCTGAACGGTTTCTGGCGGCGACGGGGACGACGCCGGCAAAATATCTCAGCGAGCTCAGAATGCGACTGGCTATTCAGTATATTCGCCATGAAAATCAACCGATTGAAACCGTCGCGCTGCGGCTCGGTTACGGGTCTCTGGCGGCGTTTAGCCGGGCATTTAAGCGCATCATCGGCCATGCGCCGGGCACGCTTCGGGAAGTCAGCCAGACCCCGGAAGAGGTCTGA